The sequence ATTTCTTATTAAGCGACGAGATCGCACTCTTTATCGAGGGCTAAATTTATAAAAATTTGAGCAAAGTCAAGATAAAATACAAAGCTTAAATAAAATTTAACAGAGGCAAAAATGTTTGGAATGAGTTTTTCTGAGATCTTGGTCATCGCCGTGATCGCCGTGCTAGTTTTGGGCCCTGACAAGCTGCCAAGCGCTATGGTGCAGATCGCCAAATTTCTAAAGATGTTTAAAAAAGGTATAAACGACGCAAAATCAACTTTTGATCAAGAGATGAAGATAGCCGAGCTCAAAGAAGACGCTCAAAAATACAAAGAGAGCATAACTCAA is a genomic window of Campylobacter concisus containing:
- the tatB gene encoding Sec-independent protein translocase protein TatB produces the protein MFGMSFSEILVIAVIAVLVLGPDKLPSAMVQIAKFLKMFKKGINDAKSTFDQEMKIAELKEDAQKYKESITQSAQSVRKKLTFEELDEIKKSASDVTESIQNVVSDTKKTVENIQNPTNLVKDAILNDKKEA